The proteins below are encoded in one region of Paraburkholderia aromaticivorans:
- a CDS encoding (2Fe-2S)-binding protein: MIQLSVNGVQHALDIDPSTPLLYALRNDLQLHGAKFGCGLGQCGACTVIVGDRAVFSCLLPVSAIGNRAVRTIESLGTIEQPGALQKAFVEHQAAQCGYCIAGMIMRAQALLDRTPHPTEAQLREHMEPNLCRCGTHMRILAAIRQVAGLPESGGADASTAAASGKGATQ, encoded by the coding sequence ATGATCCAGCTCTCAGTGAATGGCGTGCAGCACGCCCTAGACATCGATCCCTCGACGCCATTGCTCTACGCGCTGCGCAATGACTTGCAGCTGCACGGGGCCAAGTTCGGCTGCGGCCTCGGACAATGCGGCGCATGCACAGTAATCGTGGGTGATCGCGCGGTATTTTCCTGCCTGTTGCCCGTATCGGCGATTGGCAATCGCGCGGTTCGAACCATCGAAAGCCTGGGCACGATCGAACAGCCGGGCGCCTTACAAAAGGCCTTTGTTGAACACCAGGCTGCGCAATGTGGCTACTGTATCGCAGGCATGATCATGCGCGCCCAGGCGCTGCTCGACCGTACGCCGCATCCTACCGAAGCGCAACTGCGCGAGCACATGGAACCGAACCTGTGCCGTTGCGGCACCCACATGCGCATTCTGGCGGCGATCCGGCAAGTGGCCGGACTGCCCGAAAGCGGTGGTGCCGATGCCTCGACCGCTGCGGCATCGGGAAAAGGAGCGACGCAATGA
- a CDS encoding LysR family transcriptional regulator: MDKLLALNTLLEVADAGGFSKAAQRLGVATSSVTRLMDSLEASLGTALLTRTPRKVSLTDAGIAYVEQVGKVLDDLAEADESVFDSGASPVGALRIAVPSTYSRLRLGPHLAAFLSDNPRVFLDVVVADHFADLALDRIDVAIRIGLPNRDANLIVRKLADNPRYVVASHDYLERGGTPPMPQALDTHECLRVAYGGGYRTRQIWTFRREATGQHTEARVEVRGHLLSNSLDILLEAVLAGRGIALLPEWLVAAEIRAGRLMRLFENFDASPHSGDAIVYAAYLPNRRHSSKVRALVQFLEARLHTSLEG, translated from the coding sequence TTGGACAAGCTCCTCGCCCTGAATACGTTGCTGGAAGTGGCTGACGCCGGCGGCTTTTCGAAAGCCGCCCAGCGTTTGGGTGTGGCCACTTCATCGGTTACGCGTTTGATGGACTCGCTGGAAGCCTCATTGGGTACTGCGCTTCTGACCCGGACACCGAGAAAGGTCAGTCTCACGGACGCCGGCATTGCGTACGTCGAACAGGTCGGCAAGGTGCTCGACGATCTGGCCGAAGCGGACGAGAGCGTATTCGACAGCGGCGCGTCGCCGGTCGGCGCGCTGCGCATCGCTGTGCCGTCGACATACAGCAGGTTACGGCTCGGTCCGCATCTCGCGGCCTTCCTGTCCGACAACCCCCGTGTGTTTCTCGATGTTGTCGTCGCCGATCACTTTGCCGATCTCGCGCTCGACAGAATCGACGTTGCGATACGAATCGGCCTGCCCAACCGCGACGCCAATCTGATCGTCAGAAAGCTCGCGGACAATCCACGCTACGTGGTGGCCAGCCACGACTACCTCGAACGCGGCGGCACGCCGCCAATGCCGCAAGCGCTCGATACACACGAGTGCCTGCGCGTGGCGTACGGCGGCGGCTATCGGACTCGCCAGATCTGGACCTTCCGCCGCGAGGCCACAGGGCAACACACTGAGGCTCGCGTCGAAGTGCGCGGCCATTTGTTGTCGAACAGTCTCGACATCCTGCTCGAGGCCGTGCTTGCGGGACGCGGCATCGCGTTGCTGCCCGAGTGGCTGGTCGCCGCCGAGATTCGCGCGGGACGCCTGATGCGCCTCTTCGAGAACTTCGACGCGAGTCCTCATAGCGGCGATGCAATCGTCTACGCGGCGTACCTGCCTAATCGCCGCCACTCCAGCAAAGTGCGGGCCCTCGTTCAGTTTCTCGAAGCCCGGCTCCACACTTCGCTGGAGGGCTGA
- a CDS encoding xanthine dehydrogenase family protein molybdopterin-binding subunit, whose protein sequence is MSAHDDHVDEGRRRFMLSGTLVVGFSLVPGVSALAQEVIADEGKAVQIGKQTEALAGSLKTNPLLDAWIKISSNGKVTVFTGKVELGTGVRTALLQVAAEELNMAPSLITFLTADTGLSPDEGLTAGSHTIADSGTALLNAAAQVRGILVDAAAQRLGVESATLVVKDAVIAAPDGRRVTYGEAVQTVDLHRMATPTSPLKDPRTFKVIGTSLPRLDIPGKLTGGASYVQDMHLPNMVHARAVLPPAYQANLLNTNEAEVMKMPGVVKVVRNGNMLAVVARGEWQAVLAQRALSAGSKWSAGRPLPDPNTVHSELKKIATQQIEIANAHSPTAPPVKTLSATYMKRYLLHGSIGPSCSVATFENDTLTVWTHSQGVYPLRDGLAEMLSLPKEKIRCIHTEGSGCYGHNGADDAAAHAALIAMALPGQPVRVQWMRDQEHTWDHFTPAMVTEVSASLDAQNNIVNWDYALWSSSHNERIVNAGRLMPATLLAKPFVSAPSTPMVQPEGGGDRNAIPLYTLPNLHVMNNFSPTMPLPTSAMRSLGAHTNVFAIESFMDELAFAARMDPVEFRLKHLQDARAQDVIRLAAKQFGWPRPARQAGRGVGFAFGKYKNLMAYVAIAVELSVERETGMVRVEHAVAAVDCGQIVNPDGVRNQIEGGIIQSSSWTLYEELQFDTKQIRSFDWSSYPIMRFPAVPASVKVHLIDRPGMPFLGSAEASMGPTAGALANALFDATGKRLRQMPLGGDNLRKQIEV, encoded by the coding sequence ATGAGCGCACACGACGATCACGTCGACGAAGGACGCCGCCGCTTCATGCTGTCCGGCACCCTCGTGGTCGGTTTCAGCCTGGTTCCCGGTGTGAGCGCACTCGCCCAGGAAGTCATTGCCGACGAAGGCAAAGCCGTGCAGATCGGCAAACAAACCGAAGCGCTCGCCGGCAGCCTGAAGACCAATCCGTTGCTCGACGCGTGGATAAAAATTTCGTCCAACGGCAAGGTGACGGTCTTCACCGGCAAGGTGGAACTCGGCACGGGCGTACGCACGGCCTTACTGCAAGTGGCCGCGGAAGAGCTGAATATGGCGCCGTCGCTGATCACGTTCCTCACCGCCGACACGGGCCTCTCGCCGGACGAGGGTTTGACTGCCGGCAGCCATACCATCGCCGACAGTGGCACCGCGCTGCTCAATGCCGCTGCCCAGGTGCGCGGCATTCTGGTCGATGCGGCCGCGCAACGTCTCGGTGTCGAAAGCGCGACGCTGGTCGTCAAAGACGCGGTGATCGCCGCGCCGGACGGGCGCCGCGTGACCTATGGCGAGGCCGTGCAAACTGTCGACCTGCATCGGATGGCGACCCCCACTTCGCCGCTAAAAGATCCGCGCACTTTCAAGGTGATCGGCACGTCGCTGCCGCGTCTGGACATTCCAGGCAAGCTCACGGGCGGTGCGAGCTATGTGCAGGACATGCATCTGCCCAACATGGTTCACGCGCGCGCGGTGTTGCCGCCGGCCTATCAGGCTAACCTGCTAAACACGAATGAAGCCGAGGTCATGAAAATGCCCGGCGTAGTCAAGGTCGTCAGAAACGGCAACATGCTGGCCGTAGTCGCAAGAGGCGAATGGCAAGCGGTCCTCGCGCAAAGGGCCCTCTCGGCCGGCAGCAAATGGAGCGCCGGTCGCCCACTGCCTGACCCCAACACCGTTCACAGCGAACTCAAGAAAATCGCCACGCAACAGATCGAGATCGCCAATGCTCATTCGCCCACGGCGCCGCCGGTCAAGACGCTGAGCGCGACTTATATGAAGCGCTATCTGTTGCATGGCTCGATCGGCCCGTCATGCTCGGTCGCCACGTTCGAGAACGACACACTGACGGTATGGACGCACTCGCAAGGCGTCTATCCATTGCGCGACGGGTTGGCGGAAATGCTCTCGTTGCCAAAGGAAAAGATCCGTTGCATCCACACTGAAGGCTCTGGCTGCTATGGGCACAATGGCGCCGACGACGCGGCCGCGCATGCAGCGCTGATCGCGATGGCGTTGCCCGGACAACCGGTTCGGGTGCAATGGATGCGTGACCAGGAGCATACGTGGGACCATTTCACGCCCGCGATGGTCACCGAGGTCAGCGCATCGCTCGACGCGCAAAACAATATCGTCAACTGGGACTACGCGCTGTGGAGCAGCTCTCATAACGAACGGATCGTCAACGCAGGCCGGCTGATGCCGGCCACCCTGCTGGCCAAGCCCTTCGTATCCGCGCCCTCCACGCCGATGGTGCAGCCCGAGGGCGGCGGCGATCGCAATGCAATCCCGCTCTACACGCTGCCGAACCTGCACGTCATGAACAACTTCTCGCCGACGATGCCACTGCCCACATCGGCCATGCGTTCGTTAGGCGCCCATACCAACGTGTTTGCGATTGAAAGCTTCATGGATGAGCTGGCGTTTGCCGCGCGGATGGATCCTGTCGAGTTTCGTCTGAAACACCTTCAGGATGCGCGTGCGCAGGATGTGATCCGGCTCGCGGCGAAGCAATTCGGCTGGCCGAGACCGGCGCGTCAAGCCGGGCGTGGCGTCGGATTTGCGTTTGGCAAGTACAAGAACCTGATGGCGTACGTCGCGATTGCGGTCGAGCTTTCCGTCGAACGCGAAACCGGCATGGTGCGTGTCGAGCACGCCGTCGCCGCGGTCGATTGTGGTCAGATCGTCAATCCGGACGGTGTCCGCAACCAGATCGAAGGCGGCATCATCCAGTCTTCGAGCTGGACACTGTACGAAGAACTGCAATTCGATACGAAGCAGATCCGAAGTTTTGACTGGAGCAGCTATCCGATCATGCGCTTCCCGGCAGTACCGGCGAGCGTGAAGGTGCACTTGATCGACCGGCCCGGCATGCCGTTTCTAGGCAGCGCCGAAGCCTCGATGGGGCCAACTGCGGGTGCGCTCGCCAATGCGTTATTCGATGCAACCGGCAAGCGTCTGCGTCAGATGCCCTTGGGTGGCGACAACTTGCGCAAGCAGATCGAGGTTTGA